A stretch of DNA from Streptomyces venezuelae:
CTGCTCGCCGCCGGCCACACCCTGGTCTTCCTCCAGACCGACCGCGACCGCAACGAAGCGCGAAACCCCCTGGCCGGACCGTACGTCTGGGACAGCGGCCTGCCGGACCTCGACGCCCTTTTCCTGGAGTGGCGCTGGCCGATCCCCGGCCGCAACGACACCCCCTGCACCACGCCGGGCCACACGTGCGACCTGCACCGCCAGCAGCAGCTCCTCGACCACTACACCCACCGCCGGCAGGTCCCCACCCTGCTGTGGGACAAGGACCAGCACCTGCCCCCGGCCGACCCCCTCCGCAAGATCGGCAACCTCACCGTGTGCGAACCGGCGCTCCACCCACGCCACGGCGCGACCAGCCTGCTCTTCCCCGTCGCCGACCACGCCCTCGACACGGCCGACCCCGAAGCCCTCGCCGCCCGGCCGCGACGCTGGCCACTGGTCTACGTCGGCAACCAGTACGGCCGCGACACCGCCTTCGACGCCTTCTTCGCCCAGCCCGCCCGCCACCTCGACCACGTAGTGGCGGGCAAGTGGACCGATACCAGCCGCTGGCCGCACATCAACTTCATCGGCCGCGTCCCCTTCCGCCACGGCCTTGACCTCCAAGGCCAGGCCCACGCCACCGTCATGCTCGCCCCCACCCGCTACGCCACCAGCGGCCAGTACACCCAGCGGATCTTCGAATCCGTCCTCGCCGGCTGCGCCCCCATCACCCCCGCCCACTACCGGGCCGCCAGCCTCGTCATCCCCGGCGAGCTCCACGCCTGCCACGGCGCCCACGTGGCCGACATCACCCACACCCTGACCACCATGCCCACCCGGGACCGGGCCCGGCTCCTCGCCCGCTGTATCCGCAGGCTGGACCGCTTCCGGCTCTCCCGCCAGCTCCACACCATCGGTCAGGTATTCGATCAACGTCAAGGGGCGGACAATGGAAACCTCACCCACCACACGACCCGGAATCGGTAGCGTCACCCCACATGCGACTCGCCCTCATCGGCTGCGGCGGCAGCGGCAAGACGTTCCTGTCCAAGCAGCTGGCCCAGCACATGAACGCGCCCCTCACGCACCTCGACGCGGTGTACTACGACGACGAGTGGAACACCCTCGACAAGGACAAGTTCGCCGCGATCCAGGAGGAGCTTGTCCGGGCGCCCTCCTGGGTGATCGAGGGGAACTACGCCGGGACGCTTCCGATCCGGCTCCGCGCAGCGGACACCGTGATCTTCCTGGACATCCCGCCCGCGGTCTGCCTGTGGGGCATCGCCCAGCGACGCCTGCGCCACGGTGGCGGCCAGAACGACGCCACTGGCGTGTACGACCGGATCACCTGGAACTTCATCAAGTACGTGTGGGGCTACCGCAAGACCATGGCACCCCGCGTCCGGGAACTGATCAAGGAACACGCCGCTGGTGCCACCGTGCACACGGTCACCAGCCGCCGTCAGGCCCGCGCTCTCCTCGCGCACCTCACCGCCGGCCAGCCCGTCTGACCGACCCCGCTTCCACCGGAGGTGCCGGCCGTGGCTGACACCTCCGCCTTCCTCGACCAGCACCTCATCACCGGCTCCCTCTACGAGGGCGAGCACCGTCTCGCATCCCGCACCGGTGCCCTGATGGCCGCGAAGACCAGCGGACGCCCCACAGCCGCCGTGATCGCCGCCCACGCGAGCGCGGCACGCCCCGGCACAGGCACGGTCCTGGACATCGGCTGCGGGCGCGGAGCATCCACCCTCGCCCTCGCCCAGGCCCTGCCCCAGGCCAGGGTCTGCGCCGTCGACGCCTCCGCCGCCCTGCTCAACGCCACCCGTGCCCGGCTCCGGCCCCACGGCCTGCCCGTGCACACCGTTCGCGCCGACTTCCACCGCCTGCCGCTACCCACCGGCCAGGCCGCCCTCGCGGTCGCCGCTTTCTGCCTCTACCACTCACCCACCCCGCAGGCCGCCCTAACGGAGATCGCCCGCTGCCTCGCCCCCGGCGCCACCCTCATCCTCGCGACCAAGGCCGCCGACAGCTACGCCTCCCTATACCGCCTCGTAGCCAAGGCCGGCCTCGACCCGGACGCAACCCGCCGCCCCAGCCTGTACAGCGCCTTCCACAGCGGCAACTTCCGCTCGATCACCGAAAGCGCCTTCACCATCACCCACGTCGAGCACGAGGCGCACCGCTTCCGGTTCCGGGACTTCGCGCACGTGGCCGCCTACCTGGCCACCACGCCGAAGTACCGCCTGCCCGACGAGCTCGCCAGCAACGCCGCAGCGATCACCGACCACCTCCAGCGCACGCTCACCGAAGGCCCGGTCGAGACAGCATCGGTTGTCAGCTACCTCACCGCCACCCGGCCCGGGGAACACCCGTGACCTTCGCCAAGAAGTACCCCCGTCCCCAGCACGCGGCCCAGGCGGCAGCCCACCACGCCTGGCTCGACTGCCTAGGGGTCCCCGTGCCGCGCCTGGTCGCCCGCCACGCCGACACTCTGGAGTTCGAACACGTCATCGGCCGGCACGTCGCCCCCGCGGACCTCCCGGCCATCGCTCGGCTCCTGGGCGTCGCACACACCACCGCCCACCACCAGCACCTCTCGGCCGCCCGCCTGGACCACGACCATGCACTGCCCGGCGTCGTGCTGCCGTCCTTCACCGACACCCGGGCCGCCCGCGTACGCCAGCTCCTCGAGACCGGCTCCGTCCCCGACCCGGCCCTCACCGCCGACCAGGCCGCGGAACTGATCCACTCGGCCGTCGACGAACCCGCGGCGTTCTACAAGGACGCCAACCCGCGGAACTTCCTCATCACCCCGGACGCGATCACCGTCGTCGACTTCGACGACCTCACCCTGGCCCCGTTCGGATACGACCTGGCCAAACTCATCGTCACCACCGCCATGACCCACGGCCCCATCCCGGCCGCCCTCACCACCCAGACCCTGACCGCGTACAACGACACGGCCGCGCACCCGTGCAACACCACCCGCCTCGCCGACTGGATGGAGATCCACCACATCCTCACCAGCCCCTACACCGGCCGCAACGGCTACACCCACAGCTGGCACACGCTGCGCCCCGCAGGAGGAAACTCGTGAACAACAGCACCCTCGCCGCCCAACTGGCCGCACCCGACCCGGACGGCGCCACCATCGCCCTGTACCGCACCCGTGCCTACCGCTTCAGCGACGACCCCCGCCACTACGCCCTCGCCGAGGCCATCGAAGAGAAGTACGCCCACGGCCTCACGCCCACCCCGCGCACCATGACCTACTTCCGCGCGACCCTCGACCAGATCCGCGCCACCGGCACGCTGATCCCTTTCAACCCCGAGGTCGCAGAAGCCGAAGGCGTAGACATCCGCCACGAGCTCGAAGCCCGCCGCCCGTACGCCCCACGCTCAAGCCCCGACCACAACCCCAAGACGATCATCTTCATCGTCGGCGCACCGCGCTCAGGAACCAGCCACCTCTACAACTGCCTCGCCCACACCGGTCAGTACGCCTACTTCACCACCGCGTCCTGCTGGGCCTGGCCCACCCGCAACCTCAACCACCCCGACCGCCGCTCCTTCGAAGACCTCGACGAGCAGGTCCTGGCTGTCGACAACAAGAAGACCCGCCTCATCCCCGGCCTCGTCATGCCCTACGAATCCGAAGACCTCTACGCCCGCGCCATCCCCACCTACCAGCACATCAGCGGCCACACCTACGACCTCACCATCGCCGAAACCGCCGACGCGAACCTGCTCACTACCAACATCCAGGCCCACACCAAGCACTTCGGCCGCGACAGGTTCCTGACCAAATCCCCCTTCAACTCACTGCGCATCCCCCAGCTGGAAGCCCTCACCGGCCGCACCGCGCTGTATCTGCACATCACCCGAGACCGCACGAGCACGGCAGACTCCATGCGCCGCAACCGCTTCCGCTTCCACCACCACGGCACCCCGCTCACCGAAGAGGACACCGCGGACCTCTTCCACGACGCCATCCAGCGGAACACCCCGACCGACAGACTCCTCACCATCCGACACGCGGACTTGCTCACCGACCAGGAGGCGACGCTCTCGCGGGCCACCACATGGATCGAACAGAGCCGCCGCAGTGATGCCAGCCCGCCGTGATTTCGACCGACGAGAGGTTCTTCCGGTCCGGGTGGGGCTTGTGCCATGCGGGGAACGGGGTGGTGTCGATACCGATGTCGCCTCGCCAGCCGCGGAAGAGGCCGCGCTGGTGGGCGAGGCGGACAGTGACCAGGACCAGCCGGTCGCTGATCTCCTGCAGCACCCGCCGACGGCGGACCTGCTCGGCGCCTGCCTCCTCCTCCCAGGCCGCGATCACCTGCAAGGCCTCGACCGTTGGCAGGCGGCGTCGCCGGTCGCAGCGATGGGGGTCCAGGGCGGTGGTGACCCGGTCGAACGCGCGGTAGACCCGGCGGGTGAACGCGTGCCGGCCGTGAATGTCGACCGTGGCCGGGTCGGGCACCTCCAGCCAAGTACGGGTTGGTGGCCGCAGTTGATCGAGGAGGACCCGACAGACGTCGGCAAGGGTGGCGCTGCGGTGGTAATGCAGCGACAGCAGCACGCCGACCAACACAGTACGGACCGGAAGTCCCTTGGGTCCCGGTCGCTCGGCGAGTTCGAGGGCGATCAGATCGAGAGCCCCGGAGTCCTCCAGCAGGGCGAGAAGCTGCCCCACCTTGGAATCCGGGATCTCCGCCGGAGCATCGGTGACCGGCCGGGGCCTGCACCCTCTGATCCGTTCCGATTTCTGCCAGGGCCGGGGCCTTGCGGTCATGCCTCCGGCCCGCGCAGGAGGCGGGCGGCAGCGGCGTGATCAAGAGGTGGCACGTGATGTTGCCAGCGGGCCAGGGACGCGGCGGACGCCAGGCCGGCGGCCTGAGCGATCAGATGGTGATCGATCCACGCCGTCATCAGCTCGACGATCCACGTCGCCCGCGCCCTGCCCGCCGACACGATCGGCAGACCATCCGGCGGCCGGTGGTTGAGCGGCCACGAACCGATCAGATTCTTGGAGTACTCGGCGGTGCGGCGAGGCCGGAACAGGTACCCGCTGCCAATGTGATCTGCGAGTTCCCCGAGAACCCCGTCCCAGGCGGAACGGGCGACGAGCGGAACCAGACGGTCGACGGATGTGTGCATCAGCGGACCGCCCGGACGCTGCCGCCGCAGATCTCTTCCTCGGCATGCCGCGATCTCCCTTGGCGTCAGTCCGAAGCCGGCACCGAGACCGAGAAGCGCAAGGGCATCGGTCTTCTGCTGACCAGGCAGATGCATGGCCCAGTGCCGCAAGCCTGCGAGCTCTGCACGACTGTAGGGCTGATGCGGCTGCCCTCTGCATGCATTCGGGCCGGGGCTGCTTCCCCGCGCTCGCTCCAGGCCAGCGCGTCCCGCACGCGCAAGAGCCATGTCCGATAGGTCCGCACCGACGACCCTTTGATGTCCCCGGCGCGGGAGCGTACGAACGCGTCGATGACCTCGTTGCGCAACCACTCGTTCGGATCGCGCTCCAGCCCGGCCGCCTCCGCCCACAACGCCAGCCGCCCGGTGACGTGCAGCAGCCTCTCCACGTCGTAGGGCGCGGCAGTCACCACGGCGGCGACCACCGACCGCACCAGCGGCGCGATGTCCGCCCAGAGGGGCGGCGCGTGCTTCGGCCGATACCGGGTGATCTTCGCCGAAGTCTCGGGATCAAGGACCACGGTCCATGCATACCGGCTGGACAAGCAGCCATTCCACAGCTGATCAACTTCAACGGACAGGCTGGTGCGCGCATGGTCGGCGGACGCGCCCGCGCACGCTCCCCTCGGGAGCTGACCGACGATCCGGAAGCCTGGCCCGAGCAGGCCAGCGCCGACCCAGCCGCCGACGCGGTCCGCCAGATCGCCCGAACCCTCGCCCAGGCCCTCGACGGCCACAGGATGAGCCTGCGGACAGCCGCGGCCGGCTCCGGAGTCAACCGCCAGGCCATCGCCGACCTGCTGGCCGGACGATCCTGGCCCGACGTGGCCACCGTCGCCCGCCTGGCCCACTTCACCAACACCACCCTGTGGCCGGACAGCATCGATATCGAACGGAACAGAACACATTGAGCCTCGATCCGCGCCCGAAAACGCCAAACAGCGAACGGGCATGACGAACTTCATGGCTCCGGACGCCGAGCGGAGAGAGCCTCTACTACGCTCGGACATGCGGAAGCCACCCTTGCCTGGGCGGTCACGCAACCCGGCACCGCTGAGCTGAACCCTCGGCGGTGCCACCCTCAATGCCGCGCGCTCGCGGCGTCGCTCAGACCATGGCCGCCCCTTCGCCCGCGTTGCATTCAGCGGCCGGAGCGATCGCGAACCAGGCTGTAGGGTCCTCGACCAGCCTGCCCTCCCGCACCAGAGCTTTCAGACGAGACCTGGTCGTCTCCACTCGTCGTCCCTCCGACGTGTCAGAGACGTCCTCACCGATCGCCGCAGCGATGTCCTTCACATACATCGCTCGCCCAGCCCCAGCCAGCAGCACCAGCGCACGCTCACGTGTGACCTCCCGCTCCAACGGGCCGGCGGCCTTGGACTCACTGGCGGAGGTTCCGTCAGCCCGGGGAGGAGGGACATGGGGGGCATCGTCTGGATCAGGTCCGCTGTCGTCTTCAGCGTCCGGTTGGTCTGCTTCCGAGTCATGTACGACGTACTCCGAGCCTCCCAGGGAGACGATCGTCTTCCGCGTGATCACCAGATCCGCCAGACGCCCCTCGGCAGCCGCAATCCTTCCGTGCAGAGCATCCAACTCCCCGCTCAGGGCGGACAACTCGCTGCGAACGGCTGCCTCTTCCAGATCCAAACGTTGGAACAGTGACGCCATTCAGCCCGCCCTTACCTTGCCGACTCCGCGACCCCGACCACACTCGAAGCCCCAGCCAAACCTAGGAGCTGTCCGGTCGATCATGTGACTGTCGCCTGGTCGGATCGTTGTCCCGTGTATGGGGCGGGGTGGACGCGGTGATCTGTCGGACGCAGAGTGGGAACGGTTGCGGCCGTTCCTGCCCGTCAGCAATGGTCGGTGCGGGCGGTGGCGCGACCACCGGCAGGTGATCGACGGGATCTTGCACCGGGTGCGGACCGGGGTGCACTGGCGTGATCTGCCGGAACGGTTCGGGCTGTGGAAGACGGTCTACGAGCGCCATCGGCTCTGGTCTGCGGACGGTACCTGGGAGCGGCTGCTGCAGCAGGTCCAGGCCGCGGCCGATGCGGTGGGCGAGATCGACTGGGACGTCTCGGTGGATTCCACGATCGTGCGCGCGCACCAGCACGCGGCAGGCGCCCGCACCGAGCCGCCCCCGGCCCTTGCCGCCCCAAAGGGGGGCGAGTCGCTGGAACACCAGGACGAAACTCCGTGGCAGGGCCTCGTCGGCCTGCTGGCGGAGGTGGTGCGGGAGGCGAGGGCCTGGGGCGTTCGCGCGGCGGCTTCACAAGCAAGATCCACCTGAGCGCGGACGGCCGCTGCCGCCCGTTGTCCCTGATCGTCACACCGGGGCAATGGGCCGACTGCACCCAGTTCGCGCCGGTGCTGGAGAAGATCCGGGTCCCCCGGCTCGGGGCGGGCCGGCCCCGCAAGAAGCCGGACAGCGTCGCAGCAGACAAGGGCTACAGCAACGGTGCCTGCCGTCAATACCTGCGGCGGCGCGGCATCAGCCACACCATCCCGGAGAAGGCCGACAGCCAGGCCGCCCGCCTGCGCAAGGGATCACGAGGCGGACGGCCACCGGGATTCGACGAGGAGCGGTACAAGAAGCGCAACACCGTCGAACGAGCCGTGAACAGGCTCAAGAACTTCCGCGCGGTGGCGACGAGGTATGACAAGCGCGGCTACGTGTTCCTCGGCACTGTCTCAGCTGCCGCTGTCATCGTATGGCTCCGCTCATGACCGGCCACTCATGTTCAAGTTGAGTGCGGAAGCCCGGCCGACCGCGGCAAACAGAATGAGTGGCAGCTCCTTGTCGGCCTGGCCGATCGACAGCGCTAGCCAACGACCGCGGTCGGGAAGCGGCCACACCTGCATACTCACGGCCTGTTGGCTGAGGTAGTCGAGCGGCTCGGGCACCGACTCTCCCTCGTAGCCAGCACTGAGATACGGTCCGAGGTCCACGACGAACGCATTACCCCACCAAGTCGTCAGGCGTGCTGCCAGGTCGTCGAGGCAGGCCTGCAGCTCGGCTTCGGCCTCAACCCAGGCCTGCCCCTCGTCGTCATCCCAGAAGTCCCGACTGACCTGCAGCACGCGCACATGATGCTCTGGCCCGCCTTCCCCGGAGGCGTCGACATGCGCCACCTCCGGGAACGGCTGCACGGCCAACGCCTCAATCGTCGAGAGGTACTTCTCGGTGGTCATGGGCGCAGGTTATGGCACCACGCAGACAAGTACCGCCGATCATGCGCACCGACCAATGATCGGCCGGACAGCTCCTAGGACGTACTGCAACAAGATCGCAGAGGCTGACCGCAGCTGCCTCCAACTGACTGCCTGGGCTCGCCAGGTATCCATGCGCGTCCCACAGGAGACGTCTTCCGTCCGCTCCAGACTGCACGGCTTCTGTCAGTGGTCTCTGTCAGGATGCCCCGGTCAGCACCACAATCCGGAGAGATCATGGGAACTTGGGACGCCGGCCCCTTCGACAATGACACCGCAGCCGACTTCTGCGACGCCCTCGACGACGCTCCCGCAGGGGACCGGGAGGGCCTCATCCGTGACACCCTCATCCGGGCGCTCGACGTGGCCGACGACCTGGACGCATCCATATCCGAGGAAGCCATCGCAGCGGCTGCTCTGATCGCGGCGCAATGCCCTGGCGGCGTTCCGGCAGGGCCCCCCTACGGGCCGAAGTGCACGATGCCCGACCTCACAAGCTTGCGTTCCCTGGCCGTCCAGGTACTCGACCGGGTCATGTCTGAGTCGTCCGAGCTGCTGGAACTCTGGGACGGGACACACGGCTCCCCTTGGCGAGCGAACATCCACCGGCTGCAGAACGTGCTCCTGCCGCAGCCGCCCGGAGAACAACTCCGCCTGATCTGACCACACCCGCAACCACTGCCCGATCTCTATCCGGAAGGCCGCCATGAGCTGGGACGTGCTCCTCCTCCGCCTGCCCGACAACGTGACATCAGTGCATGAGCTCCCAGGCGACCACACCACGCCCCCGCTCGGCAGTCTTCATCACGTGCTTGCGGCCGTTGCCCAGGTAGTCCCGGACGCCGATCTCTCGGACCCGACCTGGGGAGAGATCCCCGGACCCACCTGGTCCATGGAACTCAACATCGGCGACGAGGACCCAGTGGACTCGATCATGTTGCACATCCGGGGCTCCGGCGACGACGCGCTCACGCCCGTCTTCCGGCTTGCCGAAGCTCTCGGCTGCAAGGTCCTCGACTGCGCCGAAGGCGACTTGATTACTGCCGGGCAGACATCAGGCTGGCGCGCCTTCCAGCAGTTCCGCGACCGTGTGCTTCGGTCCCGTCACTGACGGCTGGGTGCGCGAGGGCATACAGCCGCCCATCAGGTCTGAGTAGCGGCTTGCCAGGCGGCGGTGACACACCCCTCCTCCCAGTGCCACCACCCCATTGCCTCACCGTGTTCCAAGAGCTTGCGGATCCGCGGGAGGTCCGCCTCCGGCGGGACATCCAGGGCCACCATCCGGTACGGCTCGATCCCCTCGCCCGTCGTACCGAGGCGGTGGAAGACCTCCAGCACCCTCTGCCGGGCCGCCGCTGAGCCGTCGTCCTTCAACACGATCAGCCGGATCGTGCAGTTCTGAGACGGACGGACCGTCTCCCCGGCCCAACGGACGCCCTCGCCATCCAGCTCCACCTTGATGACGTCCCCACTGGCGACTCCACGTACAAACCAGGGCGTGTTGTCCAACCGCACCATGCCGTCGCCGAGGTGCACCGCCCACAGACTCTCGACGCTCGCCGGCGGCCAGCCGTCCTCGTCTATGTCCATCCGGAAGTGGACCTTTACGTGGTCGTCACTGATATTCGTCACCGCGCCATCATCCACGCCGTATCCGAGACTGGGGGGAGAGGTGCCGCACCATTCAACGGCACCGCATAGGATCCACGGTCAGCGACGTTTGGCCCGAGAGGTAACCCACGTGATGGCCCGAGTCCTTCCCACGGCTCCCGGAGACCCGGCTCGTGTCGGACCTTACCGAGTAGTGGGCCGCCTGGGTGCCGGGGGTATGGGGACGGTGCACGCCGCTCTGGACAACCGCGGCAATCGTCTTGCGGTGAAGGTCGTCTACCCTGCCCAAGCTGCTGACGAGGAGTTCCGCGCCCGTTTCCGGCGTGAGGTAGCCCTGACGAGCAGGGTGAACGGGCCGTGTCTTGTGCCGGTGGTGGCAGCGGACTGTGATGTCGAGCGCCCATGGCTCGCAACACCCTACGTACCAGGACCCACCCTCCAGCAGTACATCGCTGTGTCGGGCCCACTTCGGGGGGCGATGCTGCATGCCTTGGCAGCTGGCACCGCAGCTGCCTTGGCGTCGGTCCATGAGGCCGGCGTGATCCACCGAGACATCAAGCCGGGCAACGTGATCCTCTCGCCCGAGGGCCCGCGCCTGCTTGACTTCGGCATCGCACATGCCCTGGATGGGACTGCGGTCACCCGTACCGGAGTGCTGACTGGGACGCCTGGCTGGATCAGCCCTGAGCAGTACCGCACAGGTGCTGTGGCGCCAGAGTCAGATGTTTTCGCCTGGGGCGCACTCATTGCCTACGCCGGAACAGGGCGCCATCCGTTCGGCGCAGGGGCACCAGACACAGTCGCCTTCCGCGTAATGTCTCAAGAACCTGATCTCGCTGGTCTACCCGAGGAATTGCGCCGTATCGCGGCAAGTGCATTGTCAAAGGAACCAGGCGATCGGCCCACCGCACGCATCCTGAGCGAGGAGTGCATACAGCTCCTCGAGCATCAGGACACCCATGTCTTGCCGAAGCAATCGTCAATTCCCCCCGTCATTGACACGCTGGTAGCCAGTTACTGGAACGCGCCACCTGCACAGGCGGATGCCTGGCCGATCGCCCGGAACGATGGGCGGGCCCGCAGATACAGCTTCATCGCAGCTGCAGCACTCACCGGCCTGAGCATCGGAGCCGCCGCGATGTACGCTGCCACGTTTCATGCAGGGCAGGAATCGCCGCCTGCCGGAGCAGTAAACATCGCACCCACAGCATCCGCACCGACTCCGGCTGCTGCCCCTCTCCGCCCGACGAGTACCACCCCTTCAGCCACCATGGCCAGCACACCAGCTGCAGCCGAGACATCATCGGAGCCGCAGCCGGCCTACAGCCGCAGTGACAACGCCCAGCCCACCGTCGAGGAGTGGTCGGCCGCCCGCGATGCCATGACAGCCTCCGAACGGCAAATCGCCGCTGGCATCAACAAGGAGGTAGGTCCATTCCTCCGCGATGAATGGGGACTGTCCGACGGCGTGCAGGTGACGTTCAACCCCGAGGCGCAGACCATGTTCATCACCGCCGGCCCATCGGTAAAGGTCTGGGAGAACGGCGGCGACTACACCGACCTGCGACGCAGCATCATGTTCAGCGGCTGCTCCTACGGCAACGACAAGCTACGCACCGACATCAACTGGCCCTACGGGCGCGTGGCCGTCGTCTACCGGGAGTCGATGGCGAAGCCCGTAATCGCTGACTACCGGGAGGTCACCAACGGCATGCGATGCCGCGTCTGAACCATCGAAAAGGGCTCCTTGTCCGGTGTAGATAAGGGTGGGGGACGCTCGCCTTGGGGTTGGGAAACGATCAGGCAGGACGTTTGTTTCGTCCGCATCGCCGATGGCGTCGAGGGCCTCCTGCGCAACTCCGAGTTCCGAGACGAGCCCAGCGATCAACCCAGCCAGGTGGTCAGGGAGGGCGACGAGATCACCGTACGGATCGTCGAAGTCGACCTCGGACGCCATCGAGTCGCTCTGTCTGACAAAGAATCTGCCGCAGGATGGGAAACGATCTCCCTGGAAACGGGAAGCGATCTCCAGGTGCCCTGTACAGCAACAGCTCAGCGGTACTCGTGAACACCCCAACAGGGAAGCCCTCACCGCGGCCGTCAGGCCCCTTCCACCTCGCCGCGTTCCCGGGTCCAGGAGCGCACGGTGTGCTCGCCCTGGGGCCCGTCCTCGACCAGCACTGGTGGAGATGCAGTATGTCGGGGCTGCGGTAGCGGCCGATGAACCCCCGGAACTTCCGCTCGGCGGTCGCCTCGCTGTCCCAGGTGCCGGTGACGGCGGGGGAGGACGGCGGCCCGAAGCGCAGCCTGACGTGAAACGGCACATCCGGATCATGAGCGGTGCGCCCACCTGCTGCAAGCCGCGCGAGACCGAGGACGGCCGCCGCCCGACTCCCTCACCACCCGCTGCGACACCGGCACGCCCTGTTATCGAAAAGATGTTCCGTCCCGGTGGGCGGGTTACTGTCCCTGCACGGGCCCGGACGGACTCACCACCCGCCAGGCGGCCATCGTCGCCTCATCGAGCAGACCGTCGCCCGCAAGGGCTACCCGCCCTCGATGCGGGAGATCGGCGAAGGCGTCCACCTGCGCAGTACCTCCTCCGTCGCGCACCAGCTGATGGCTCTGGAGCGCGAGGCTTCCTCTACCGGGACCCGCACCGTCCCCGCGCCTACCGCGTCCGCAGCGACCAGCACGCCGACCTCCAAGAGTGGGCCGTCATGTTCGACGAGTTGGCTCAGGCGCGCCGCCCGATGGCACAGGGCATCGCCTGGTTCGACTGCCTCCTGGTCGAGGAGCGGGTCGCAGCCCTGCGGCTCCTGGTGCGGATCACGGTTGACGGTCTGCAGGCGGGCTCGGTGGGCTTTGCGGGTGGCTGGCTTCCTCTGACGTGGTTTCGTCGTCGATCAGGCCGTAGGGGGGCCGGTCCTCGCTGCGGCTGTAGCGCACCACGACGTAGTCCTCCGCCAGCGCAGGCGGGCTGTTGTCGACGATGAGCACCTGTGCTCCGGCTCCCTGTTCCGCCAGCCAGCTGGTGAGGTGGCGGTAGAAGTCGTCGATGGCGACGGCGTCTGCGATCACCGCGTCCCGGGTGGCGCCGTGACCGAGGTTTTTCTGGGGGCTGTCGATCATGAGGAAGCCGGGGTGGGCGGCCGAGGTCTCGACGGCCACCTCGAAGACGGCCAGTTGCCAGGCCAGGGTCAGGAGGGTTCGGGCGCCGGAGGACGCCTCGCGGTAGGAGTCGCCGCGCACGTACGGGGTCAGGTTCGTGTCGATCATCGGCTGGCTGAGCTTCGGGTATCGCCACTGTCGCAGCAGCTCGCTGTACCGGCCGCTGATGCGGCCGATGATCAGGTCACGGTCCTGCGCGGCATCCCCCAGCTGGTCGCGTTCCTCCCGCAGGCGGGCGATCTGCGTCTCGTGCCGTTCCACCAGCACGGCTCGCTTCTCCAGCCCGTTCTGAAGCTTGATCGCGTTCTCGGTGTGCT
This window harbors:
- a CDS encoding serine/threonine-protein kinase, which encodes MARVLPTAPGDPARVGPYRVVGRLGAGGMGTVHAALDNRGNRLAVKVVYPAQAADEEFRARFRREVALTSRVNGPCLVPVVAADCDVERPWLATPYVPGPTLQQYIAVSGPLRGAMLHALAAGTAAALASVHEAGVIHRDIKPGNVILSPEGPRLLDFGIAHALDGTAVTRTGVLTGTPGWISPEQYRTGAVAPESDVFAWGALIAYAGTGRHPFGAGAPDTVAFRVMSQEPDLAGLPEELRRIAASALSKEPGDRPTARILSEECIQLLEHQDTHVLPKQSSIPPVIDTLVASYWNAPPAQADAWPIARNDGRARRYSFIAAAALTGLSIGAAAMYAATFHAGQESPPAGAVNIAPTASAPTPAAAPLRPTSTTPSATMASTPAAAETSSEPQPAYSRSDNAQPTVEEWSAARDAMTASERQIAAGINKEVGPFLRDEWGLSDGVQVTFNPEAQTMFITAGPSVKVWENGGDYTDLRRSIMFSGCSYGNDKLRTDINWPYGRVAVVYRESMAKPVIADYREVTNGMRCRV
- a CDS encoding S1 RNA-binding domain-containing protein, with product MSGVDKGGGRSPWGWETIRQDVCFVRIADGVEGLLRNSEFRDEPSDQPSQVVREGDEITVRIVEVDLGRHRVALSDKESAAGWETISLETGSDLQVPCTATAQRYS